The DNA sequence GGGACGTCGTACACGCCGCCCCCGATCAAGAGACCGTGCTCGCTCAGCTGGAGATAGTGCGCGATCGGCGCGCGGGAGACCATCCCGATGTGCGTCTTGTACGGCGTCTTGTCGGCGCTGAAGCGCACATCGCGATACGGGCGGAAGATCTTCACATCGCCGAACTCGGGTTCGAGCTGCATCGCGAGCTCCTCGAACGGACCGCGGACGTGCGCGAGGTAGCGCTCGTTGTTCGCCGTCCACCACGCTTTCGTGTTGTTCACCGCGAGATCGCGGAAGAACACGGGAGCGTCGGGATGCAGTCCTCCGAAAGCCATGCGGCGATCGTAGTCTCCGGAAATCAGCGGCGGATCAGCGTCCGAAGAGGTCGCCCAGACCCGGGATGCCGAAGTCGGACAGCCCCTCGCCGAATCCGGTGACGTGCTCACCGAGGCCCGAGACCTGTTCGCCGACCGCGCCGAGCCCGTCGCCCACGAGCGCCTCGGGGTCGATGCCCGCCGCCATCGACTCGAAGTCCACGCCGAACGACGCGGCCTGCGCGAGGAGCGGAAGCGCGACCGCACTCGCGATCGCGCCGCCCGCGACGAGTCCGAGCACACCGCCCGCGGCAGCACCCGCACCCACGAGTCCGGCTTTACCGCCGGCGCGACCGAGGAGGCCGCGCATGCTTCCCGGCTGCATGGCCTCGGTCCGGGCGGCGGCGCGAGCGAGATCGGCCGGGTCCGCCGAGCGCGGCTGCTCGTAGGACGGCAGC is a window from the Microbacterium lacus genome containing:
- a CDS encoding cation-transporting ATPase — its product is MSTFNRLFDLAGKALGDKTRTSAGSRGAASTDWRSMVQKAADSLTGEKRPVSTTPPPAPGSPAATTGSNAAMTDADRAAIARYDYLMQTADPQQIERIHRDAFARLTPAQRAEVQARMNAELPSYEQPRSADPADLARAAARTEAMQPGSMRGLLGRAGGKAGLVGAGAAAGGVLGLVAGGAIASAVALPLLAQAASFGVDFESMAAGIDPEALVGDGLGAVGEQVSGLGEHVTGFGEGLSDFGIPGLGDLFGR